Part of the Undibacter mobilis genome is shown below.
GATCTGGCCCTGCTGGTTGATGATCACCGCGCCGGTCGCGCTCTGCGACACGTAGAACTGTACGGTGCCGTCGCTCGCGGTGGTGACGCCGCCGACGGTGCCGCGGATGCCCATGGTGGCGACCGGCGTACCGATGCGCATATCGCCGGTATGGGCGACTTCGCCGGAAATAAAGGTGAGCGAACCCTGCACCAGGTCCAGCAGCTGCGAATTGCCGGTGCCGTTCGGCGAATAGACGAACTCGCTGACAACGATACGGGTATTGGCGGTCAGATTCAGCGTCGAGCCGTCGTTGAAGGTGACGGCCATCGTGCCGCCGGCGGTTTGCAGCACGTCGGCGCGCAGCACGACATCGCCGGGTCGCACCGTGACGGGAGCGCCGTTGCGCATAATGGTCGAGTCGGCGCTCGCGGTGACGACACGGCCAACCGCATCACTCGCCGCCGGGGCCGGGGCCGTAGCCTGGGCATACTGGTGCGACGCGCCGGATTTGGTCAGCGCATCGACCAGGTCTGGCGACAGGCGCGCGCCGTCGCCCGACAGGAGCGCGACACGTTCGGCCGTGCCGAAATAATCGCGGACGATGGCGCGGTCGCCGTTATGACCGTTGAGGTGAAGATCGTTGCCGCTGCGGATGAAGTCCGAATTGAACAGCAGATGCGCGTCGGGAATTGTGGCGGCGGCGCCTTGCGCACTTTGCTCCACGGTGACGAGCGCCGACGCCTTCGGCTCGCCCTGATCGGCGAACGCGAAGCCTTGCGCCTCGAACACATCCGTCTCGCGTAACATGCCCCTGACCGCCTCACCGGTCGCGATAAGATCGGATTACCGCCCGGCGCGCGGCCTGCCTGATATCGGCGGGTCGGCGGCGGGCGGGTCTTAAGAAAGCGTTTATAGTATACACTCCGCGAAATCGCCGGGAAAATCCCGAAAATCGCGGAAATATCATTAATCGGGGGCCAAACGGCCTCGTTTCGGCAATTGCCGAAAAAATGGGCCCCGCTGCGCCCGAAATTGCAACCTGCCGATCTATTTTCCGGCGACGCCGACGAAGGCACCGCCCCGTCTTCTCGACCAAGAACCCTATTCCGACAACCGGCCTGTCCGCCGTGATCCGGATCACACCGGTGGCGACGGTCCTGCGGCACATTGGCGGCGCGATGACCGCGACCCCCGCAGCCTTCCCGGCGATCCGCTAGGATGCAGGGCAAATGATTCCAAGAAACGACCGAAGGGCGGCGGACTTCATGCGCGTGCGATTCTGGGGAGTGAGGGGCAGCATCGCCTGTCCAGGTGCAGACACGATCCGCTATGGCGGCAATACGCCCTGCATCGAGGTCCGCTGCGGTGACCATGTGCTGATCTTCGACGCCGGCACAGGCTTGCGCCAGCTCGGCAACGCGCTGGTCAAAGACAGCGCCCGCCGCGAGGCCGATATCTTCCTCACCCACTGCCATCTCGACCACGTCACCGGCCTGCCGTTCTTCGCGCCGTTCTTCATTGACGGTTACAAAGTCGGCATCTGGGCCGGCAATCTGCTGCCCGATGGCAGCGTCGAACAGGTAATGCGCAAGATCATGAGCTCGCCGCTGTTTCCGGTCGAGGTCGAGATCTTCCGGGCCGGCATCACCTATCACGATTTCGTCTCCGGCGACGTGCTCAAACCCCATCCCGGCATCACCCTGCACACCGCGCCGCTCGACCATCCCGACGGCGCCAGCGGCTACCGCCTCGAATACAATGGAAAGGTCTTTGCGCTGATCAGCGACACGTCGGGCTTTCCAGGCCAGCGCGATCGCGAACTGGTGGCGCTGGCGCGTAACGCCGACCTCATCGTCTACGATGCGACCTTCACCGAGGAAGAAATAAAGACCCGCGAGACCTGGGGACACTCGACCTGGAATCGCGGCGTCAAGCTCGCCGACGAGGCCGGCGCCAAGACACTATGCCTGTTTCATCATGACCCATCGCACGACGACGACGTCATGGACGCGCTGGCTGCCGACGCGGCCGACGCCCGCCCTGGCACGCTGACCGCGCGCGAAGGGCAAATCATCGATCTGTAGTCGTTGCGCATGACAGCGGCCAAGCTCGCCGCTTTATTTCCCTTTTCTTAATGATGAACATTCCGTTGCGCATCGACGCAGCGCTCGACGATTCAAATTTTAGATAATCCTGCACCGACGCATTGACGCTACGCGGCAAAGTATGCGCCGGGGAACCCGGCATTTAACGGGCCTGCAGCGGCGCTTGTTCTATCGATCCCCTTCACGAGAGGAGCCGCACCAGCCAATGAAGGCAGGCGCATCGCTCCGACAGGGGGGGCGTTCCGATGGTTATCCGGTCGCAGTGGCGGGCTTGGCTTTTCCTGGCCGCCGCAATGGGCGTAATCGTGTTCAGTGCGTGCCATCACAAGGCGCGCGCCGAGGCCGTTCACGGACATACGTCTACGCAAATTGCGCTGGCGCCGTTTGACGCCCCGGCCAATCTGCCGCCACCGGTCGCCGCGCCTTTCAACCTGACTCATCCCGCGCTTGCGGAAACGTCCGCGCAGGCTGTGGCGGCGAAATGGAAGAACCTGCAATCCGTCATCGCCATCGAGACGCGCATCATGGCACTCTGCCGGCAGATGCCCGACGCCTGCCCGCCGTCAACGGCGAATTTTCTGTCGATCGTCGATGGGGCGCGAGCTGAAAACGGGCGCGCCCGCGCCGGCCTGATCAATCGCGCCGTCAATCTCGCCATTCGCTTTTCGCGCGATTCCACCCAGTTCGGTACGACGGACGTCTGGCAATCGCCGCTGATGACCTTCGCCTTCGGCAGCGGCGATTGCGAAGACTACGCCATCGCCAAATATGTCGCCCTGCGCGAGGCCGGCATGAGCACCGACGACCTCAACCTCGTCATCGTCCGGGATAATCGCACCGGCGGAG
Proteins encoded:
- a CDS encoding MBL fold metallo-hydrolase, which translates into the protein MRVRFWGVRGSIACPGADTIRYGGNTPCIEVRCGDHVLIFDAGTGLRQLGNALVKDSARREADIFLTHCHLDHVTGLPFFAPFFIDGYKVGIWAGNLLPDGSVEQVMRKIMSSPLFPVEVEIFRAGITYHDFVSGDVLKPHPGITLHTAPLDHPDGASGYRLEYNGKVFALISDTSGFPGQRDRELVALARNADLIVYDATFTEEEIKTRETWGHSTWNRGVKLADEAGAKTLCLFHHDPSHDDDVMDALAADAADARPGTLTAREGQIIDL
- a CDS encoding transglutaminase-like cysteine peptidase, which produces MVIRSQWRAWLFLAAAMGVIVFSACHHKARAEAVHGHTSTQIALAPFDAPANLPPPVAAPFNLTHPALAETSAQAVAAKWKNLQSVIAIETRIMALCRQMPDACPPSTANFLSIVDGARAENGRARAGLINRAVNLAIRFSRDSTQFGTTDVWQSPLMTFAFGSGDCEDYAIAKYVALREAGMSTDDLNLVIVRDNRTGGDHAVTAARIDGEWLILDNRMMLLLTDAQTSDFKPLIALGDEAPKPVPVRDAGLMGAQATFG